DNA sequence from the Anaerosporomusa subterranea genome:
GCGTAGTGTTTTTTATTTGCATCCGGTATGAGGTTGCGGGTTTCTTAAAATACTATAGATAATCAAAAGAGGAGGAGAGTGTACGATGATCGACATTAAAGACCGCGTACGCAATGCTGCTCTGCGCTCCAAGATTGTCAGCGCAGAAGAGGCAGCCGCCATTATTAAGCCGGGTATGAACATCGGCACCAGTGGATTTACCCCCGCTGGCTATCCGAAAGCAGTTCCTTTGGCTCTGGCGGAGCGAATCAAGAAGGAGAAGTTCAAAGTCAATCTTTGGACAGGCGCTTCTGTCGGTAAAGAACTTGACGGGGCTCTGGCAGAGTGTGAAGGTATTCAAAAACGCCTGCCTTATCAAACCAATGATGCCATCCGCAAACTGATCAATGCCGGCAAAATGCAGTACACAGACCTGCACCTATCCCATGTTGCGCAAATGTCCCGCTATGGTTTCTTAGGTGGCAAAGTTGATGTAGCCATTGTTGAAGCTTGCGCCATTACCGAAGAAGGACATATCGTTCCGACAACTTCACTCGGAAACTCTGCATCTTTTGTACAAAGTGCTGACATCGTCATCGTCGAGATCAACACCAGCCAACCGCTTGAACTCGAAGGCATGCATGATGTGTATGTTCCGCTTGATCCCCCTAACCGTTTGCCTGTCCCAATTGTCAAGGTTGATGACCGCATTGGTACTCCATACATTGAGTGCGGCCCTGACAAAATTACATACATCGTTCCTTGCGACATTCCTGACTATGTCCGTCCGTTGGCGGCTATCGATGACGATGCCAAGGCTATGAGCCAGCATCTGATCAAGTTCTTAGAAAACGAGATCAAACAAGGCCGCATGCCGAAGAACCTGCTGCCGCTTCAATCAGGTGTCGGTTCAGTTGCTAATGCCGTTATTTCCGGCTTGGTTGATTCTCCGTTCGAGAACTTGACTGTGTTTACCGAAGTTATCCAGGACGGCATGTTCGACTTGATCGACGCCGGCAAACTGGACTTCGCATCCGGCACGTCAATCACCCCGTCTCCCGACGGACTGAAGCGTTTCTATAATGGGCTCAGCGACTATCGTAAGAAAATCATGCTGCGGCCGCAAGAAATTGCTAACAGCCCGGAAACCGCGCGTCGTCTTGGCATCATAGCCATGAACACCGCGATCGAGCTCGATATCTACGGCCATGTTAACTCCACCCACATCATGGGCACCAAGATGATGAACGGCATTGGCGGCTCGGGTGACTTTGCTCGTAACGGCTATTTGACCATCTTCTTCTCGAACTCTATTGCCAAAAATGGTGATATTTCTTCAATCGTTCCGATGTGCTCTCACTTCGACCACACCGAACACGATATCGATGTTTTCGTCACCGAACGCGGCGTTGCCGATGTTCGCGGACTCAGCCCGAAAGAGCGCGCTCAAGTTATTATCGACAACTGCGCTCATCCGGACTACCAACCAATGCTCCAGGATTACCTGGATCGGGCCACTAAAGCAACAGGCAATGCACATACTCCGCACATCCTGAGTGAGGCCCTCTCCTGGCATGCCCGGTTCATGGAAACCGGCTCCATGAAACTTAAATAATATAGAGAACAGACGACAAGGAGGATTTAGAATGGCTAATGAATTAAAAGCCAAACTGGAAGCGTACACCGCCAAAGTGGAAAAATCGCTTGCCAAAAACCCTGAGCGCGTAAATCTCGCGCACAATAGGCTGTATACTCCGCTTGATCTGGGTGACTTCGACTATGAAGCGAAGTTGGGTATCCCTGGTGAATACCCGTTCACTCGTGGCGTTCAACCCACTATGTACCGTGGCCGTTTCTGGACCATGCGTATGTATGCTGGTTTCTCCACTGCTGAAGAGTCCAATAAGCGTTATCGTTATCTGTTAGAGTCAGGCGGCACGGGCCTGTCCTGCGCATTTGACCTGCCGACCCAGATCGGTTATGACTCTGACGATCCCATCTCAGAAGGCGAAATCGGCAAAGTCGGTGTTGCAATCGACTCCCTGCGCGACATGGAAATTCTGTTTGATCAAATCGATCTGGGCAAAGTATCCACTTCGATGACCATCAACGCTCCGGCGTCAGTTCTCTTGGCTATGTACATTGCGGTTGCTGAAAAGCAAGGCGTGCCTGCCGACAAACTGAACGGTACTATCCAAAACGATATCCTCAAAGAGTATGCTGCCCGCGGCACATACATATTCCCGCCGAAACCTTCCATGCGCTTGATCACTAATATCTTCGAATATTGCTCAAAGAATGTTCCTAACTGGAACACGATCTCCATCTCTGGCTACCACATCCGTGAAGCTGGTTCGACTGCTTCACAAGAAATCGCTTTCACGATCGCTGACGGCATCGCTTATTGCGACGCTGCTATTAAAGCCGGTCTGAAAATCGATGACTTTGCTGGACGTCTATCCTTCTTCTGGAATGCTCACAACAACGTGCTCGAAGAAGTCGCGAAATTCCGCGCTTCCCGCCGCGTTTGGGCAAAAGTCATGAAAGAGCGCTTTGGCGCAACCAACCCCAAATCCTGGATGCTGCGCGTCCACACCCAAACTGCAGGCTCGATGCTGACTGCACAACAACCTGAAAACAACGTTGTCCGTGTTGCTCTGCAAACGGCAGCAGCTGTTTTGGGTGGCACTCAGTCCCTGCACACTAATTCCAAGGATGAGGCGCTTGCTCTGCCGACAGAAGCTTCTGTCCGCGTCGCTCTCCGTACCCAACAAATTGTTGCTTACGAAAGCGGTTTGGCTGACGTTGTTGATCCCCTCGGCGGTTCCTACTATGTTGAAGCCCTCACTGATCAGATCGAAAAAGAGTGCTGGGAATACATCAAGAAGATTGACGACATCGGCGGCGCCGTTGTTGCTATCGAAAAAGGCTACATTCAAAAAGAAATCCAAGACAGTGCATATAAATGGCAAATGGATGTTGAATCCAAGAAACGTATCATCGTTGGCGTAAACCAGTTCCAAATCAAGGAAGAGGCTCCTGAAGGACTGCTCCGCGTTGACGCTTCTGTCGGCGAATTCCAAAAATCGAAAGTGGCTAAACTGAAAGCTGAGCGTGACAATGCTGCAGTTGCAGAAAAACTCGCTGCTTTAGAAGTTGCTTGCAAGGATGAGCATGTCAATTTGATGCCGTTCATTCTCGATGCGGTTCGTGTATATGCGACCCTTGGTGAAATCTGTGGCGTGATGCGCAAAGTCTTCGGACTGTACCAAGCGCACACCACGCTGTAAGCGAGAGGTAGGAGGGACAACGATGGAAAAACGTATTAGAGTATTAGTTGCGAAGCCTGGCCTTGACGGTCATGACCGGGGCGCCAAAGTCGTAGCCCGCGCTCTCCGTGACGCTGGCTTTGAGGTTATCTATACCGGCATCCGCTTGACGCCGGAACAAATTGCTGAAGCTGCCCTGCAAGAAGACGTAGACGTAGTTGCTATGAGCCTTCTGTCAGGCGCTCACAACACCCTGTTCCCGAAAGTTGTTGCTGTATTGAAAGAAAAAGGCGCAGCAGGCAAGTTGATCATCGGTGGCGGCGTTATTCCTGAAGCCGACATTGCCGGTCTGAAAGCCGCTGGCGTATCTGAAGTCTTCACCCCTGGTACTCCAACCAGCCAGATTGTTGAGTACATTAAAGCAAACGTAAAGTAGTTTTTCTAGGCAGCCGGGGCTAGATTCCCCGGCTGCCAATAATGATGTGGCGCCGTGTTTTTAACACTACGCCTCAAGGTGGTGCAATCCAATGCAAATCGT
Encoded proteins:
- a CDS encoding cobalamin B12-binding domain-containing protein — translated: MEKRIRVLVAKPGLDGHDRGAKVVARALRDAGFEVIYTGIRLTPEQIAEAALQEDVDVVAMSLLSGAHNTLFPKVVAVLKEKGAAGKLIIGGGVIPEADIAGLKAAGVSEVFTPGTPTSQIVEYIKANVK
- a CDS encoding acetyl-CoA hydrolase/transferase family protein gives rise to the protein MIDIKDRVRNAALRSKIVSAEEAAAIIKPGMNIGTSGFTPAGYPKAVPLALAERIKKEKFKVNLWTGASVGKELDGALAECEGIQKRLPYQTNDAIRKLINAGKMQYTDLHLSHVAQMSRYGFLGGKVDVAIVEACAITEEGHIVPTTSLGNSASFVQSADIVIVEINTSQPLELEGMHDVYVPLDPPNRLPVPIVKVDDRIGTPYIECGPDKITYIVPCDIPDYVRPLAAIDDDAKAMSQHLIKFLENEIKQGRMPKNLLPLQSGVGSVANAVISGLVDSPFENLTVFTEVIQDGMFDLIDAGKLDFASGTSITPSPDGLKRFYNGLSDYRKKIMLRPQEIANSPETARRLGIIAMNTAIELDIYGHVNSTHIMGTKMMNGIGGSGDFARNGYLTIFFSNSIAKNGDISSIVPMCSHFDHTEHDIDVFVTERGVADVRGLSPKERAQVIIDNCAHPDYQPMLQDYLDRATKATGNAHTPHILSEALSWHARFMETGSMKLK
- a CDS encoding methylmalonyl-CoA mutase translates to MANELKAKLEAYTAKVEKSLAKNPERVNLAHNRLYTPLDLGDFDYEAKLGIPGEYPFTRGVQPTMYRGRFWTMRMYAGFSTAEESNKRYRYLLESGGTGLSCAFDLPTQIGYDSDDPISEGEIGKVGVAIDSLRDMEILFDQIDLGKVSTSMTINAPASVLLAMYIAVAEKQGVPADKLNGTIQNDILKEYAARGTYIFPPKPSMRLITNIFEYCSKNVPNWNTISISGYHIREAGSTASQEIAFTIADGIAYCDAAIKAGLKIDDFAGRLSFFWNAHNNVLEEVAKFRASRRVWAKVMKERFGATNPKSWMLRVHTQTAGSMLTAQQPENNVVRVALQTAAAVLGGTQSLHTNSKDEALALPTEASVRVALRTQQIVAYESGLADVVDPLGGSYYVEALTDQIEKECWEYIKKIDDIGGAVVAIEKGYIQKEIQDSAYKWQMDVESKKRIIVGVNQFQIKEEAPEGLLRVDASVGEFQKSKVAKLKAERDNAAVAEKLAALEVACKDEHVNLMPFILDAVRVYATLGEICGVMRKVFGLYQAHTTL